A genomic window from Variovorax paradoxus includes:
- a CDS encoding 3-hydroxybutyryl-CoA dehydrogenase: MANDAALPRFAAVGAGRMGRGIAIAFAYAGHRISLIDLRPRSDEAWQRLRDEAKAEIEASLSGLAQLGVIDASQIERIAARVDFVNAAAAPQALAAAELVFEGVPETMEAKREAFEQLNRHCRDDAILTSTTSSILVTQLASLVRLPGRFLNMHWLNPAYVIPVVELSCHPGTDAVVLARTKTLMEEIGKLPVVCGASPGYIVPRLQALVMNEAARMIEEGAATAEEIDKATRYGLGLRFAALGVVEFIDFGGCDILHHASREMSASLDAGRYTAPAIVGRMVEQGRLGLKSGSGFYDYEGRDIAAYRRDVLSRTLGELRHAGLWRAPADETLP; this comes from the coding sequence ATGGCGAATGACGCCGCGCTCCCCCGGTTCGCGGCGGTCGGCGCGGGCCGCATGGGGCGCGGGATCGCCATCGCATTCGCCTATGCCGGCCACCGCATCTCGCTGATAGACCTGCGCCCGCGCAGCGACGAAGCCTGGCAGCGCCTGCGCGACGAGGCAAAGGCCGAGATCGAAGCCAGTCTCTCGGGTCTCGCGCAACTCGGCGTGATCGACGCATCGCAGATCGAGCGCATCGCCGCGCGCGTGGACTTCGTCAACGCCGCGGCCGCCCCGCAGGCGCTGGCCGCAGCCGAGCTCGTGTTCGAAGGCGTCCCCGAAACCATGGAAGCCAAGCGCGAGGCCTTCGAGCAGCTCAACCGCCATTGCCGCGACGACGCCATCCTCACCTCGACCACCAGCAGCATCCTCGTGACGCAGCTCGCGTCCCTGGTGCGGCTGCCCGGGCGCTTTCTCAACATGCACTGGCTCAACCCTGCCTACGTGATCCCCGTGGTCGAGCTGAGCTGCCATCCCGGCACCGACGCCGTCGTGCTCGCACGCACCAAAACGCTGATGGAAGAGATCGGCAAGCTGCCCGTGGTCTGCGGCGCCTCCCCGGGCTACATCGTGCCGCGCCTGCAGGCGCTGGTGATGAACGAAGCCGCGCGAATGATCGAAGAGGGCGCCGCCACCGCCGAGGAAATCGACAAGGCCACGCGCTACGGCCTGGGCCTGCGTTTCGCCGCGCTGGGCGTGGTCGAGTTCATCGACTTCGGCGGTTGCGACATCCTGCATCACGCGAGCCGCGAGATGTCGGCCTCGCTCGACGCCGGCCGCTACACCGCGCCGGCCATCGTCGGCCGCATGGTCGAGCAGGGCCGGCTGGGCCTCAAGAGCGGCAGCGGCTTCTACGACTACGAAGGCCGCGACATCGCTGCCTACCGGCGCGACGTGCTCTCGCGCACGCTTGGCGAACTGCGGCATGCGGGCCTTTGGCGCGCGCCGGCGGACGAGACCTTGCCATGA
- a CDS encoding alpha/beta fold hydrolase → MSIRRAFADLSVGQVHYAACGDQQAPAVLLLHQSPRSWAEYRAVLPLIGAHRRAIAMDTAGFGDSADGGVPASIGQWARVACELLDALGIAQVDVVGHHTGGVIAVELAAAFPERVRSLLLSSTPYTDEPFRKARAQRPPIDEVAPSEDGSHLAALWQKRQGFYPPGRPDLLEAFVRDALKVERVEEGHRAVASYRMEERIGRVTQPTLIVRATADPFAAPHAAELQHHLPQARIVDIEGGMVPLPDQMPEAFARTVLDFLETLP, encoded by the coding sequence ATGAGCATCCGCCGCGCCTTTGCCGACCTGTCGGTGGGGCAGGTGCACTACGCGGCTTGTGGCGACCAACAGGCGCCGGCCGTGCTGTTGCTGCACCAGTCGCCGCGCAGCTGGGCCGAGTACCGCGCCGTGCTGCCGTTGATAGGCGCGCATCGTCGGGCCATCGCGATGGACACAGCCGGCTTCGGCGATTCGGCAGACGGCGGAGTGCCAGCGAGCATCGGGCAATGGGCACGCGTGGCCTGCGAACTGCTGGATGCGCTGGGTATCGCGCAGGTCGACGTGGTGGGGCATCACACAGGCGGCGTTATCGCGGTCGAACTCGCGGCAGCGTTTCCTGAGCGCGTTCGCAGCCTGCTGCTGTCCTCCACGCCGTACACCGACGAGCCCTTTCGCAAGGCGCGAGCACAACGTCCGCCCATCGACGAAGTCGCACCGAGCGAAGACGGCTCTCACCTCGCTGCGCTGTGGCAAAAGCGCCAGGGTTTCTATCCGCCGGGACGCCCCGACCTGCTCGAAGCCTTCGTGCGCGACGCATTGAAGGTCGAGCGTGTCGAAGAGGGCCATCGCGCCGTCGCGTCGTACCGCATGGAAGAGCGCATCGGGCGCGTCACGCAGCCCACGCTGATCGTTCGTGCCACGGCCGATCCGTTCGCCGCACCGCATGCGGCAGAACTGCAGCACCACCTGCCGCAAGCGCGCATCGTCGACATCGAAGGCGGCATGGTGCCGCTGCCCGACCAGATGCCCGAAGCCTTCGCACGCACGGTGCTCGACTTCCTGGAGACGCTGCCGTGA
- a CDS encoding indolepyruvate oxidoreductase subunit beta family protein, which yields MTRNAQPIKIAILAMGGEGGGVLADWIVDMGEANGYVAQTTSVPGVAQRTGATIYYVELYPTAQAEADGGLPVLALMPLPGDVDVVLASELMEAGRAVQRGLVTRDRTTLIASTHRVFSIAEKSALGDGRVDSDQLLAHTAKAAKRFIRFDMAQAAEASGSVISAVLFGTLAGSGVLPFSRAQFEATIERGGVGVKPSLKAFGAAFARAQGGDDGEPAKEVPIAAPAPQPRHPAVRALVERVQHDFPAQAQDFLLEGVRRLIDYQDLAYASLYLGRMAAIAALPGNDDHRLLRETARHLALWMSYEDTARVAALKTRATRFERVRGEARVQPGQVLAINEYMHPRLQEICETLPGGIGRWLMNSTMPKKLVERFTQHGRVIQTSSLRGYLMLRIVAACKRWRLSTMRYAEENRRIEEWLQRIATTAQRNPELAVELAQCQRLVKGYSDTHERGIRNYDTVMRAVERAGAALAPATLRELRDAALADEHGHKLQAALAQHALA from the coding sequence ATGACGAGAAACGCACAACCCATCAAGATCGCGATCCTGGCCATGGGCGGGGAGGGCGGCGGCGTGCTGGCCGACTGGATCGTCGACATGGGCGAGGCCAACGGCTACGTTGCCCAGACCACCTCGGTGCCGGGCGTGGCTCAGCGCACCGGCGCGACCATCTACTACGTCGAGCTGTATCCCACGGCGCAGGCCGAGGCCGATGGCGGTCTGCCGGTGCTCGCGTTGATGCCGCTGCCGGGCGACGTCGACGTGGTGCTGGCGTCGGAGCTCATGGAGGCGGGGCGCGCCGTGCAGCGCGGCCTCGTCACGCGCGACCGCACCACGCTGATCGCTTCGACGCACCGCGTGTTCTCCATCGCGGAGAAAAGCGCCTTGGGCGACGGACGCGTCGACAGCGACCAGCTCCTCGCACACACCGCCAAGGCCGCCAAGCGCTTCATCCGCTTCGACATGGCGCAGGCAGCTGAAGCCTCGGGCAGCGTGATCAGCGCCGTGCTGTTCGGCACGCTGGCGGGCTCGGGCGTGCTGCCCTTCAGCCGAGCGCAGTTCGAGGCGACCATCGAGCGCGGCGGCGTGGGCGTGAAGCCCAGCCTCAAGGCCTTTGGCGCAGCGTTTGCTCGCGCACAGGGCGGTGACGACGGTGAGCCTGCGAAAGAAGTGCCTATCGCCGCGCCAGCACCGCAACCGCGCCACCCGGCCGTGCGCGCATTGGTCGAGCGGGTGCAACACGACTTCCCGGCGCAAGCGCAAGACTTCCTGCTCGAAGGCGTACGCCGCCTCATCGACTACCAGGACCTGGCCTACGCCAGCCTGTACCTGGGCCGCATGGCCGCCATCGCCGCGCTGCCAGGCAACGACGACCATCGCCTGCTGCGCGAAACCGCGCGCCACCTCGCGCTCTGGATGTCCTACGAAGACACTGCCCGCGTCGCGGCCCTGAAGACCCGCGCCACCCGCTTCGAGCGCGTGCGCGGCGAGGCCCGCGTACAGCCGGGCCAGGTGCTCGCCATCAACGAGTACATGCACCCGCGCCTGCAGGAAATCTGCGAGACGCTGCCCGGCGGCATCGGCCGCTGGCTCATGAACTCGACCATGCCCAAGAAGCTCGTCGAGCGCTTCACGCAGCACGGCCGCGTGATCCAGACCAGCTCGCTGCGCGGCTACCTCATGCTGCGCATCGTGGCCGCCTGCAAGCGCTGGCGCCTGTCCACGATGCGCTATGCCGAAGAAAACCGCCGTATCGAAGAGTGGCTGCAGCGCATCGCCACCACCGCGCAGCGCAACCCCGAGCTCGCCGTCGAACTGGCCCAGTGCCAACGCCTCGTCAAGGGCTACAGCGACACGCACGAGCGGGGCATCCGCAACTACGACACCGTGATGCGCGCTGTCGAGCGCGCAGGCGCCGCGCTGGCACCGGCCACGCTGCGCGAGCTGCGCGACGCGGCCCTGGCCGACGAACACGGCCACAAGCTGCAGGCTGCACTGGCGCAGCACGCACTGGCCTGA
- a CDS encoding quinone oxidoreductase family protein gives MKAVRIHGFDAVPVLEEIVDPVARPGRTLVRMEAATVGHIDRTVWRGSFLRHPPLPYTPGVEAAGVVMASERYAIGQRVWLRGSGLGTLFDGTWCEQIDAPDEALGLLPDAVPMALGAAFFSPTTSAWVALHEVAKLQAGEQVLVTGASGAVGSLVMQLARDAGCTVTAVDPNTAPPSAASADLLIDTVGGDVLAKVLPSVRPGGRAVLIGYTAGPTLQLDIAHFLQRDVALLPLNMFRREAAGRAAAPELLARLADGRLHLDVQPFALADAARALEWIAQRGHRGRAVLVPRL, from the coding sequence GTGAAGGCCGTGCGCATCCACGGATTCGATGCGGTTCCTGTGCTGGAGGAGATTGTCGACCCTGTCGCGCGGCCGGGCCGCACCCTGGTGCGCATGGAGGCCGCGACGGTCGGACACATCGACCGCACAGTGTGGCGCGGGAGTTTCCTTCGCCATCCGCCGTTGCCCTACACGCCTGGCGTGGAGGCGGCGGGTGTAGTGATGGCAAGCGAGCGATACGCCATCGGCCAGCGCGTGTGGCTGCGCGGCAGCGGGCTCGGCACGCTGTTCGACGGCACCTGGTGCGAGCAGATCGATGCGCCCGACGAAGCGCTGGGCCTGTTGCCTGATGCCGTGCCGATGGCACTGGGTGCTGCATTCTTCTCGCCAACGACCTCGGCATGGGTGGCGCTGCACGAAGTCGCGAAGCTGCAGGCCGGTGAGCAGGTGCTGGTGACCGGCGCGAGCGGCGCCGTCGGCTCGCTCGTGATGCAACTCGCACGCGACGCAGGTTGCACGGTGACGGCAGTGGATCCGAACACCGCGCCACCATCCGCTGCCAGCGCCGATCTGCTGATCGACACGGTCGGTGGAGATGTGCTCGCCAAGGTCCTGCCCTCGGTGCGGCCGGGCGGCCGTGCTGTGCTGATCGGCTACACCGCCGGCCCGACGCTGCAGCTCGACATCGCGCACTTCCTGCAACGCGATGTTGCGCTGTTGCCTCTCAACATGTTTCGACGTGAAGCCGCCGGCCGTGCCGCGGCGCCCGAGCTGCTGGCGAGGCTGGCCGATGGCCGCCTGCATCTCGACGTGCAGCCGTTCGCGCTTGCCGATGCGGCCCGCGCGCTTGAATGGATCGCACAGCGCGGCCACCGGGGCCGCGCCGTCCTCGTGCCCCGCCTCTGA
- a CDS encoding aromatic ring-hydroxylating dioxygenase subunit alpha: MTSYRDNPDAIRALVQHDRVHRDLYTSQELFELEQEHFFANTWNYVGHESQLPKPGDWISNEIAGRPLIIVRHSDGSVRAMMNRCAHKGSRLVNGPCGNTGKFFRCPYHAWTFKTDGAPLAIPLKTGYEHTQLHECESGKGLTTVKHVRSHRGFIFVKINDAGPDFDEYFGDSLSSIDNMADRSPEGELEIAGGCLRFMHQCNWKMFVENLNDTMHPMVAHESSAGTAKRMWADKPEDEPKPMAVEQFAPFMSDYKFFEDMGIRTYDNGHSFTGVHFSIHSKYKAIPAYDDAMKARYGEEKTAQILGMARHNTVYYPNLTIKGAIQAIRVVKPISADKTLIESWTFRLKGAPPELLQRTTMYNRLINSPFSVVGHDDLQAYRGMQAGLHASGNEWVSLHRDYDPSELKGGEITTGGTNELPMRNQYRSWVQRMTETM; the protein is encoded by the coding sequence ATGACCTCGTACCGAGACAACCCCGATGCCATTCGCGCGCTGGTGCAGCATGATCGCGTGCACCGCGACCTGTACACCAGCCAGGAGCTGTTCGAGCTGGAGCAGGAGCACTTCTTCGCCAACACCTGGAACTACGTCGGCCATGAAAGCCAACTGCCCAAGCCCGGCGACTGGATCAGCAACGAGATCGCGGGCCGCCCGCTGATCATCGTGCGCCACTCCGACGGCAGCGTGCGCGCGATGATGAACCGCTGCGCCCACAAGGGCTCGCGGCTCGTGAACGGGCCCTGCGGCAACACCGGCAAGTTCTTCCGCTGCCCGTACCACGCCTGGACCTTCAAGACCGACGGCGCACCGCTCGCGATTCCGCTGAAGACGGGCTACGAGCACACGCAGCTGCACGAATGCGAATCGGGCAAGGGCCTCACCACCGTGAAGCACGTGCGCAGCCACCGCGGCTTCATTTTCGTGAAGATCAACGACGCGGGGCCCGACTTCGACGAATACTTCGGCGACTCGCTGAGCTCCATCGACAACATGGCCGACCGCTCGCCCGAAGGCGAACTCGAAATCGCGGGTGGCTGCCTGCGCTTCATGCACCAGTGCAACTGGAAGATGTTCGTCGAGAACCTCAACGACACCATGCACCCCATGGTGGCGCACGAGTCTTCTGCCGGCACCGCCAAGCGCATGTGGGCCGACAAGCCCGAGGACGAGCCCAAGCCCATGGCGGTAGAGCAGTTCGCGCCCTTCATGTCCGACTACAAGTTCTTCGAGGACATGGGCATCCGCACCTACGACAACGGCCACAGCTTCACGGGCGTGCACTTCAGCATCCACAGCAAGTACAAGGCGATCCCCGCGTACGACGACGCCATGAAGGCGCGCTATGGCGAGGAGAAGACGGCGCAGATCCTGGGCATGGCACGGCACAACACCGTGTACTACCCGAACCTCACGATCAAGGGCGCGATCCAGGCGATTCGCGTGGTGAAGCCGATCTCTGCCGACAAGACGCTGATCGAGAGCTGGACCTTCCGCCTCAAGGGCGCGCCGCCCGAGCTGCTGCAGCGCACCACCATGTACAACAGGCTCATCAACTCGCCGTTCTCGGTGGTCGGGCATGACGACCTGCAGGCCTACCGTGGCATGCAGGCCGGATTGCACGCGAGCGGCAACGAGTGGGTGAGCCTGCACCGCGACTACGACCCTTCGGAGCTGAAGGGTGGCGAGATCACCACGGGCGGCACCAACGAGTTGCCCATGCGCAACCAGTACCGCAGCTGGGTGCAACGCATGACGGAGACCATGTAA
- a CDS encoding indolepyruvate ferredoxin oxidoreductase subunit alpha, which translates to MAERSFVEEVKKLRLSGGEVFRGEGILAVTKALLESGVSYVAGYQGAPISHLMDVLADAQDILAEQGIRFENSASEATAAATLAASVNYPLRGAVTFKATVGTNVASDALANLASGGVTGGALIIVGEDYGEGSSIMQERSHAFAMKSQIWLLDPRPNLPSIVDAVKQGFDLSEASNTPVMLQLRIRACHVHGHFIAGDNRRPKFTLKDALENPQRDVSRIVLPPASFVHEQEKVKDRWPAAVRFIEERKLNEFFSEGADDIGIIVQGGSYNTLLRALERLGLADVYGNTQVPLYVMNVAYPVIESEVIRFCEGKRAVMVVEEGQPNFVEQNLATILRQAGSTTALHGKDMLPVAGEYTASELLKGARSFCERYERLAPLPVPAPVRKVIPLKEVAAIGVDAAPELAQPSTALGEVVHARPPGFCTGCPERPIFSAMKLVERELGAHHVSADIGCHLFSILPPFNIGNTTMGYGLGGAGAAALNAPAGKRAISMMGDGGFWHNGLTSGVANAVFNKSDNLTIVVDNNYTSATGGQDILSSHAVNKTRSTGHEIERAVRGVGVEWVKTLRRTYDVAGMRDALKDALTTTKKGPKVLIAQSECMLNKQRREKPLVRKAIADGKRMVREKFGVDSDTCTGDHSCIRLSGCPSLSIKPNPDPLRTDPVATVLDSCVGCGVCGEVSHAAVLCPSFYKAQIVSNPSRWDVLRERVRAAVIGWLQRGEARRREAYAF; encoded by the coding sequence ATGGCCGAGCGTTCATTCGTTGAAGAAGTCAAGAAGCTGCGGCTTTCTGGTGGGGAAGTCTTCCGTGGGGAGGGCATTCTGGCGGTTACCAAGGCCTTGCTCGAATCGGGAGTTTCCTATGTGGCGGGCTACCAGGGCGCACCCATCTCGCACCTGATGGACGTGCTGGCCGACGCACAAGACATCCTTGCCGAGCAGGGCATCCGCTTCGAGAACAGCGCGAGCGAGGCCACTGCCGCCGCCACGCTGGCCGCTTCCGTCAACTACCCGCTGCGCGGCGCCGTCACCTTCAAGGCGACCGTGGGCACCAACGTCGCGTCCGACGCGCTGGCCAACCTGGCATCCGGCGGCGTCACCGGCGGCGCGCTCATCATCGTGGGCGAAGACTACGGCGAAGGCTCGTCGATCATGCAGGAGCGAAGCCATGCCTTCGCCATGAAGTCGCAGATCTGGCTGCTCGACCCGCGCCCCAACCTGCCGAGCATCGTCGATGCGGTGAAGCAGGGCTTCGATCTCTCCGAGGCCAGCAACACACCGGTGATGCTGCAGCTGCGCATCCGCGCCTGCCACGTGCACGGCCACTTCATTGCCGGCGACAACCGCCGCCCGAAGTTCACGCTGAAAGACGCGCTCGAGAACCCGCAGCGCGACGTCAGCCGCATCGTGTTGCCGCCCGCGAGCTTTGTGCATGAACAAGAGAAGGTGAAAGACCGCTGGCCTGCTGCCGTGCGCTTCATCGAAGAGCGCAAGCTCAACGAGTTCTTCTCCGAAGGCGCCGACGACATCGGCATCATCGTGCAGGGTGGCAGCTACAACACGCTGCTGCGCGCCCTCGAGCGCCTGGGCCTGGCTGATGTCTACGGCAACACACAGGTGCCGCTCTATGTGATGAACGTGGCCTACCCCGTCATCGAGAGCGAAGTGATCCGCTTCTGCGAAGGCAAGCGAGCGGTGATGGTCGTGGAAGAGGGGCAGCCCAACTTCGTCGAGCAGAACCTCGCAACGATCCTGCGCCAGGCCGGCTCGACCACCGCGCTGCACGGCAAGGACATGCTGCCGGTGGCCGGCGAGTACACCGCCTCCGAATTGCTCAAGGGCGCGCGCAGCTTCTGCGAGCGCTACGAACGCCTGGCACCGCTGCCGGTGCCAGCGCCGGTGCGCAAGGTGATTCCGTTGAAGGAAGTGGCTGCCATCGGTGTCGATGCCGCGCCCGAACTCGCGCAGCCGTCGACAGCATTGGGCGAGGTGGTCCACGCCCGTCCCCCGGGCTTCTGCACCGGCTGCCCCGAGCGCCCCATCTTCAGCGCGATGAAACTGGTCGAGCGCGAACTCGGAGCGCACCACGTGAGCGCCGACATCGGCTGCCACCTGTTCTCCATCCTGCCGCCCTTCAACATCGGCAACACCACCATGGGCTATGGCCTGGGCGGCGCCGGTGCCGCTGCGCTCAATGCACCGGCAGGCAAGCGCGCGATCTCGATGATGGGCGACGGCGGCTTCTGGCACAACGGCCTCACCAGCGGTGTCGCGAACGCGGTCTTCAACAAGAGCGACAACCTCACCATCGTCGTCGACAACAACTACACCTCGGCCACGGGCGGGCAGGACATCCTGTCGTCGCACGCCGTCAACAAGACGCGCAGCACCGGTCACGAGATCGAGCGCGCCGTGCGCGGCGTGGGCGTCGAGTGGGTCAAGACGCTGCGTCGCACCTACGACGTGGCAGGCATGCGCGATGCGCTGAAAGACGCGCTCACCACGACGAAGAAGGGCCCGAAGGTCCTGATCGCGCAGTCGGAGTGCATGCTCAACAAGCAGCGCCGCGAGAAGCCGCTGGTGCGCAAGGCCATTGCCGACGGCAAGCGCATGGTGCGCGAGAAGTTCGGCGTCGATTCCGACACCTGCACTGGCGACCACTCCTGCATTCGCCTGTCGGGCTGCCCGTCGCTATCGATCAAGCCCAACCCCGATCCGCTGCGCACCGACCCCGTCGCAACCGTGCTCGACAGCTGCGTGGGCTGCGGCGTGTGCGGCGAGGTCTCGCACGCCGCCGTGCTGTGCCCGTCGTTCTACAAGGCCCAGATCGTGAGCAACCCCAGCCGCTGGGACGTGCTGCGCGAACGTGTGCGTGCTGCCGTCATCGGCTGGCTGCAACGCGGCGAGGCGCGCCGCCGTGAAGCCTATGCCTTCTGA
- a CDS encoding NAD/NADP-dependent octopine/nopaline dehydrogenase family protein gives MKIAILGGGHGAYAAAADLSETGHEVRLWRRDAAALEPLVRAGSITLKDADSAREVPIALATADIGAALRGVELIVIPTPAIAQHDIAVAMAPHLVDGQVVFLPPGTFGSYVMAKTVKEAGSRADVAWAETGTLPYLARKHGEREVNVTIRAIRLPTGVYPARKEAQAIEVIRKAYPVVHGCGDALSGALMNAGPVIHPPLMVMNAAPLQHFERWDIHNEGTQRAVRDVTDRLDHERIAVREAFGQGAPHYPLADHYNNDQWMYGDAHKQLVKSGDWRENIDLHTHRYITEDTELGLAFLASAARHAGVDAPIAHGLLAIVGGFLGRDLRRGPRTFESLGLADLSAVQLKQRLHDGE, from the coding sequence ATGAAAATTGCGATTCTTGGGGGTGGCCATGGCGCCTATGCGGCCGCCGCGGACCTGTCTGAAACCGGCCATGAAGTGCGCCTGTGGCGCCGCGACGCCGCCGCGCTCGAGCCGCTGGTGCGTGCCGGCTCGATCACGCTGAAGGACGCCGACAGCGCGCGCGAAGTGCCCATTGCGCTGGCCACCGCCGACATCGGTGCGGCCCTGAGGGGGGTCGAGCTGATCGTCATTCCCACGCCCGCCATCGCCCAGCACGACATCGCAGTCGCGATGGCGCCGCACCTGGTCGACGGGCAGGTCGTGTTCCTGCCGCCGGGCACCTTCGGCAGCTACGTGATGGCCAAGACGGTGAAAGAGGCCGGTAGCCGCGCCGACGTTGCCTGGGCCGAGACCGGCACCTTGCCTTACCTGGCGCGCAAGCATGGCGAGCGCGAAGTCAACGTCACCATCCGCGCCATTCGCCTGCCGACCGGCGTCTACCCGGCCCGCAAAGAGGCGCAAGCCATCGAGGTGATCCGCAAGGCTTACCCGGTGGTGCACGGCTGCGGCGACGCGCTTTCGGGTGCGCTGATGAACGCCGGCCCCGTCATCCACCCGCCGCTGATGGTGATGAACGCCGCGCCGCTGCAGCACTTCGAGCGCTGGGACATCCACAACGAAGGCACGCAGCGTGCGGTGCGCGACGTGACCGACCGGCTCGACCATGAACGCATTGCCGTGCGCGAAGCCTTCGGGCAGGGCGCGCCGCACTATCCGCTGGCCGACCACTACAACAACGACCAGTGGATGTACGGCGACGCGCACAAGCAGCTCGTCAAATCGGGCGACTGGCGCGAGAACATCGACCTGCACACGCACCGCTACATCACGGAAGACACCGAACTCGGCCTGGCCTTCCTGGCCTCGGCCGCGCGCCACGCGGGCGTGGATGCACCCATCGCCCACGGCCTGCTGGCCATCGTCGGCGGCTTTCTCGGGCGCGACCTGCGGCGCGGGCCGCGCACCTTCGAAAGCCTGGGCCTCGCCGATCTGAGCGCGGTGCAACTCAAGCAGAGGCTGCACGATGGCGAATGA
- a CDS encoding PDR/VanB family oxidoreductase: protein MTAPSATLSLRVVEARALNPLIRMLRLRAEDGRALPGFAAGAHIRVQVSLPDGKTDWRHYSLINFDTARNATNAPAEYVIAVRKEAEGRGGSRFMHEQLKEGDTLAIEAPKNDFPLHAGPGGTVLVAGGIGVTPLATMAARRRAEGAAVRMHYAGRSRDLMAFLPELQALLGDDLRVHADAEAGTPLDIDALLDSVPTGNRLYVCGPKVMLDAVLERTQARGWEHDRVHFELFTEPVAEEGDQPFEVELAQSGQRFTVPADQSILDCLIENGCDPMFDCKRGECGVCAVPVLEGEIDHRDYVLTAREKAEGNVMQICISRAKGARLVLDI, encoded by the coding sequence ATGACCGCACCCTCAGCCACCCTCTCACTGCGCGTCGTCGAGGCGCGGGCGTTGAATCCGCTGATCCGCATGCTGCGCCTGCGCGCCGAAGATGGCCGCGCGCTGCCCGGCTTCGCGGCCGGCGCCCACATCCGCGTGCAGGTGTCACTGCCCGACGGCAAGACCGACTGGCGCCACTACTCGCTCATCAACTTCGACACCGCGCGCAACGCCACCAACGCGCCGGCGGAATACGTGATCGCCGTGCGCAAGGAGGCCGAAGGCCGGGGCGGCTCGCGCTTCATGCACGAGCAGCTGAAAGAGGGCGACACCCTCGCCATCGAGGCGCCCAAGAACGACTTTCCGCTGCACGCCGGCCCCGGCGGCACCGTGCTGGTGGCCGGTGGCATCGGCGTGACGCCGCTCGCTACCATGGCCGCCCGCCGCCGCGCCGAAGGTGCAGCCGTGCGCATGCACTACGCCGGCCGCAGCCGCGATCTGATGGCCTTCCTGCCCGAGCTGCAGGCGCTGCTCGGCGACGACCTGCGCGTACATGCCGACGCCGAGGCCGGCACACCGCTCGACATCGACGCGCTGCTCGACAGCGTTCCCACCGGAAACCGCCTCTACGTCTGCGGCCCCAAGGTCATGCTCGACGCCGTGCTCGAGCGCACCCAGGCGCGCGGCTGGGAACACGACCGCGTGCACTTCGAGCTTTTCACCGAGCCGGTCGCGGAAGAAGGCGACCAGCCTTTCGAGGTGGAGCTCGCCCAGTCGGGCCAGCGCTTCACCGTGCCGGCCGACCAGAGCATCCTCGACTGCCTGATCGAGAACGGCTGCGACCCGATGTTCGACTGCAAGCGCGGCGAATGCGGCGTATGCGCCGTGCCGGTGCTCGAAGGCGAGATCGACCACCGCGACTACGTGCTCACCGCCCGCGAGAAGGCGGAAGGCAACGTCATGCAGATCTGCATCTCGCGCGCCAAGGGTGCGCGGCTGGTGCTGGACATCTGA
- a CDS encoding MarR family winged helix-turn-helix transcriptional regulator → MAEEQPVESHRFVDDYLPALLAQASQLISSEFHEVARQQGFSVSEWRVMASLAGSEPISIGQLAQVTVTKQPTVTRLLDRMESRGQVERLPHESDRRITLVRITRKGLKAVEHLMELARDHERRVLEPFGLRRAEELKQTLRQMIDLHVHVPVEEPQEED, encoded by the coding sequence ATGGCTGAAGAACAACCCGTCGAATCGCATCGCTTCGTTGATGACTACCTGCCGGCGCTGCTGGCGCAGGCCAGCCAGCTGATCTCCTCGGAGTTCCACGAGGTCGCGCGTCAGCAGGGCTTCTCCGTGTCGGAATGGCGCGTGATGGCATCGCTCGCAGGCAGCGAGCCGATCAGCATCGGCCAGCTCGCGCAGGTGACGGTGACCAAGCAACCCACGGTGACGCGGCTGCTGGACCGCATGGAATCGCGCGGACAGGTCGAACGCCTGCCCCACGAAAGTGATCGCCGCATCACGCTGGTGCGCATCACGCGCAAGGGGCTGAAGGCGGTCGAGCACCTGATGGAACTTGCGCGCGACCACGAGCGGCGCGTGCTCGAACCCTTTGGGCTGCGACGCGCCGAAGAGCTCAAGCAGACGCTGCGGCAGATGATCGACCTGCACGTGCATGTACCGGTCGAGGAGCCGCAAGAAGAAGACTGA